ctaaatcaagctgtccctaaacatgtgcttgtgtcatgaaggtccaagtgaaacgcttgagactaagtggttaaagttgtgatccaaagcaaaagagtgtgcctaagaactctgggcacctctaactggggactctagcaaagatgagtcacaatctaaaaggttcacccagttatgtgcctgtggcatttatgtatcctgtAATATTACTGAAAAACACGATGCTtggggtcacagccaagactcataaagtagctgtgttcaagaatcagcatattaaactaggagaatcaataacactatctaaattctgagttcctaaggattccaatcattctgagcttcaaaggataaattgagatgccaaaactatttaggagcaaaaagctactagccccgctcatctaattagaatctgggCTTCACTTAAAACTTTGAAATGTATTACCTCGTGATTttctttctatcctattttatttatctagttgcttgggaacaagcaatagtttaagtttggtgttgtgatgagcagatattttatacgctttttggtggtattttcatgtagtttttagtgtgctttagttactttttagtatatttttattagtttttacacaaaaatcacatttctggactttactatgagtttgtgtgattttctatgatttcaagtattttctggctaaaattgaggaacttgagcaaaaatctgatttagaggctgaaaaaggactgcagatgctgttggattctgaccctcctgcacgcaaaatggattttctagagctatagaagcccaattggcgtgctctcaattgcgttagaaagtagacctcttgggctttccagcaatggataatagtctatactttgcctgagatttgatagCGCAAagtggcgtttaaacgccagctttttacacttttctggcgttaaacgctagaactggtataaaagttggagttaaacacccaaactggcaccaaagctagagtttaactccagaaatagcctatgcacgtgaaagcttcaatactcagtccaaacacacaccatgtgggccccgaaagtggatttctactccatctatcttagtttactcattttctgtaaatatagattactagtttagtataaaaactacttttagagattcattttgtacctcatgacattttacatctgaatttgtatatTCTACGGCataagtctctaaaccccatggttgggagtgaggagctctgttgtgtctcgatggattaatgcaattatttctattttctattcaatcacgcttgtttctattctaagatattcattcgcacttcaacatgatgaatgtgattatccatgacactcatcaccattctcaacttatgaatgtGTGCTTGaaaaccacttccattctaccttagattgagtgtgtatctcttggttcttagttcacgagtttgattgcctctcctgacaatagagtgTTCAAATTCGTGcaaccagagtcttcgtggtataagctagaattaattggcagcactcttgatatccggaaagtctaaaccttatctgtggtatttcgagtaggatctgggaaggggtgactatgacgagcttcaaaatcacaaatgttgggcgcagtgacagtgtgcaaaaggatcaatggatcctattccagcacgattgagaaccgatagatgattagccctacggaccccgtagttggaccattttcattgagaggacggatggtagccattgacaacggtgatccaccaacatatagcttgctatagaaggagccttgcgtgtgtgaagaagacaacagtaggaaagcagagattcagaagacaaagcatctccaaaacctcaacctgttctccattactgcataacacgtattattcatttcatgttcttttactttttacaaacaaaactcttttcattattaatctcctgaataaggtttacaagataaccatagatttCTTCAAGCCgaaaatctccgtgggattgacccttacttatgtaaggtattacttggacgacccagtgcacttgctggttagttgtatgagttgtgaaaagtgtgatttacaattttgtgcaccaatgcTCATTATTGTAGTTCCTGTCAGCCAGAATGAGGAATATCTGCTCACAGTAACGGTTAGTGAACTGTACAGGGTCCCGCGTAACTCACTGGGCGATCTCACCCATTTCGCATTCACGATGGACGTTGAAGCGTACTAGGCGCTGGCATGTCGAATGCgctttttttatgcaaaatgcaagTGATGATGCAGAATGTATGCAGgacattgataaaaataaaacaagataaaactaagaaagaaaaggaatgatcataccatggtgggttgtctcccacccagcacttcactttaacgtccttaagttggacggtccaCAAGCTCAGTCCatttctgtaggtggatcctcCAAGAGGATGATCTCCAGTTCCTTTCTGTCCTTAATCTGCTCACCATAGTAAAGCTTCAACCGGTGGCCGTTGACCTTGATTATATTGGGGCTCGAAGGGTGACTCAACTGGAAGACGCCGTAACGCTCAGTTTTCTTCACTCTGTAGGggccttcccatcttgatctcagcTTGCTTGGCATGAATCTCAACCTGGAGTTataaaggaggactaaatccccaAGTCTTAACTCCCTTTGCTTGATATTCTTGTCATGCACAGCCCTCACCTTCTCTTTGTATAGTCTGGAGTTCTCATATGCTTCTAGGTGAAGGCACTCCAGTTCTTGTAGTTGCAGCTTCCTCTCAGCCCCCGCTTTCGCGAATCCCATGCTGCATTCCCGTACTGCTCAGAAAGCCCTGTGCTCCACCTCCACTGGGAGGTGGCAAGTCTTTTCGTAGACTAGGCGGAAGGGACTCATTCCTATTGGTGTCTTGTATGATGTCCGGTATGCCCAAAGCGCATCTGCAAGCCTTGTATTCCAATCTCTTCTATGAGGCTTGACGACCTTCTCCAGGATATgttttatctctctgtttgaca
The genomic region above belongs to Arachis duranensis cultivar V14167 chromosome 3, aradu.V14167.gnm2.J7QH, whole genome shotgun sequence and contains:
- the LOC107479270 gene encoding uncharacterized protein LOC107479270, whose protein sequence is MGFAKAGAERKLQLQELECLHLEAYENSRLYKEKVRAVHDKNIKQRELRLGDLVLLYNSRLRFMPSKLRSRWEGPYRVKKTERYGVFQLSHPSSPNIIKVNGHRLKLYYGEQIKDRKELEIILLEDPPTEMD